The Perognathus longimembris pacificus isolate PPM17 chromosome 3, ASM2315922v1, whole genome shotgun sequence nucleotide sequence TGAGGTCAAGAGGAGCAGGGGCAGACGATGGGAGACAGGAAGGGTAAGAGAACGCAGTCGTGAAATTCAATGTGCCTATATGAAAATGGCACCCAGTAGCTTGAAGAGCGAAGTGAGGCTGGAAttgatgagggaggagggaggtggcgacatggatcaagatgcgctgtattcataaactgacatgttgggttgaagcccttgtttttgttttttttttgccagtcctgggccttggactcagggcctgagcactgtccctggcttcttcctgctcaaggctagcactctgccacttgagtcacagcaccgcttctggccgttttctgtatatgtggtgctggggaatcgaacctagggcctcgtgcatccgaggcaggcactcttgccactaggctatatccccagccccgggttgAAGCCCTTTTGtacgactacttaaagataataaaaaagtaaataaaaaatataaaaataacattctAGAAttacaaaaactgaacaaatgcAAATGCATACAAAGAGAAATGGGTCAGAGCGTATTTCTTTCCCATACTTTGGATTTTTTCCCAAGGTCTGGATTTAAAAATACCGtctccatatttaaaaataaatgtaattccacaaacaacagcaaaaaaaaagaaaagaaaacaaaaatatatttacagtGGCACCAAACCCCACACATCTAAgcataaataatataaaagctATGtaagacaaaaccaaaacaattcCAGCTGgttctgtgggggaggggggctaaaggagaaggatggaaggggtgagtCTACTCAAGATGCACTGGAAACATTCagggaaatgtcataatgaatgcCTGGACTTCCCTCTTGCGGAGCCACATTGGTGATGATGAGGAAGGTGACAAACGCAGCTCGTGCTGCTCTGTGCTGGGAATTGAGGATCCCAGTGGGAAATGAGGAACCGAGCACAGCGTAAGTCCCAGGAGGTTAATTTCTACTCTCAAAGGGGCCAGCTAACCTGGGAGGCGCTCATAAAGGAGACAGCCATGTTCCTCATTACAGCCCACGTTCCCAGAATGGTGGGGCATGCCATCCATCCTCTTCTCCAGCGAGACGGTGCTCTAGAGGTCCCTGTTCCTTTCTTGCACGTGAAGAGAGAGTCCTGGAGATACGATTGCCCCTCCAGCATGTCAGCAGCAGGTATGCTCTTAGTGTGTTGTCTTATTGTCTTATTGGTATGTTCTTAGTCATCAtcatcagaaaataaaacaaaacaaaacccttggGCACCTCAGGACAGTAAAGGAGGCTCTAGAATCTCAGCGACAGCAAGGCTCCCACGAGAACAAAGGTGAGCATCAAATAATCTTTGCCTTGATAATTTTCCTTCAAAATCAACGTTAATGTAAGCTAGAGTTTCTAGAGAACaccactaactttttttttttccattttaacccTTAGTAAAAATGAAGGATCAGGGAAGGGTGATGCTCAAAGACCTGGGGTGTTATATCCACTCTTTTTCTGGACAGAGACACAAGGCATAGGGAGAGGAATAAATGGAAATTCCTCACGAATCTACATGGAAGGCCTTGTTGGCTGTTGACTAAGTGTGGGAATCAGCAACTCCGGCTCTTCCCCTGGGGTCAAAACGAAGACCTCATGGTCAATGTCGCCTTCACTGGCTCCTCCAGATCCCATCTCCAAAGCAAATGGCTGTGGAAAACGACTCTTCAGTGACAGAGTTCATTCTTAAGGGACTGACAGACCACCCCGGGCTCCAACTGCCCCTATTCTTCTTATTCTTGCTGAACTACATGGTAACCGTGGTGGGAAACTTGAGCTTACTGAGCCTTATTTGCCTGGACTCGCACCTTCACAACCCCATGTACTTCCTCCTTTTTAATCTGTCCTGCATCGATTTCTGCTATTCATTTGTCTTTACCCCCAAAATGCTGATGGGCTTCATGTCAGCGAGGAACACCATCTCCTACCCCGGGTGTATGACCCAGCTGTTCTTCTTCTGCTTTTTCGTCAATTCGGAGTGCTACGTGCTGACGGCCATGGCGTATGACCGCTACGCGGCCATCTGCCAGCCCCTGCAGTACACGGTGCTCATGTCCCCCAGGACCTGTGCTGTGCTGATGGCGGGGTCCCACCTGCTGGGGTTATCTGGCGCCATGGCTCACACGGGGTGCATGGTCAGGCTCCACTTTTGCAATTCCAGCCCCATCGACCACTACATGTGTGAcatcttcccc carries:
- the LOC125347825 gene encoding olfactory receptor 143-like, with the protein product MAVENDSSVTEFILKGLTDHPGLQLPLFFLFLLNYMVTVVGNLSLLSLICLDSHLHNPMYFLLFNLSCIDFCYSFVFTPKMLMGFMSARNTISYPGCMTQLFFFCFFVNSECYVLTAMAYDRYAAICQPLQYTVLMSPRTCAVLMAGSHLLGLSGAMAHTGCMVRLHFCNSSPIDHYMCDIFPLLQLSCSSTYVDELMTSVVVGTIVILSSLVILISYALILYNVIHMSSGKGWSKALGTCGSHIVTVGLFYGSGILTYVRPTSTESVGHGKFFSVFHTLVVPMLNPLIYSLRNKDVQLALKRTLRKITG